A stretch of Desulfitobacterium dichloroeliminans LMG P-21439 DNA encodes these proteins:
- a CDS encoding MarR family winged helix-turn-helix transcriptional regulator, whose protein sequence is MRSMVFENEIWDFLRTISESMANAFRPIVEKYDLTLMQTRILVEVKEGGPHTVGTLGSIIGLSSGNASSMCKKLESAGFLRRVRDPEDERYVKIALTKHGEETIFQIEKALEHRCGAFLETKGEEEYQRFAECMGQVRLFIKEMYEFDSQK, encoded by the coding sequence ATGAGAAGTATGGTGTTTGAGAATGAGATTTGGGATTTTTTAAGGACGATTAGTGAGAGTATGGCCAATGCTTTCCGCCCGATCGTTGAAAAATACGATTTAACTTTGATGCAAACTCGTATTTTGGTTGAAGTTAAGGAAGGTGGCCCCCACACTGTAGGTACTTTAGGAAGTATCATCGGCCTTTCCAGTGGTAATGCGTCATCAATGTGTAAGAAATTAGAATCAGCTGGCTTCTTAAGGCGTGTACGAGATCCTGAAGATGAGCGTTATGTAAAAATAGCTCTTACCAAGCATGGAGAAGAGACCATTTTTCAGATAGAAAAAGCCCTCGAACATCGCTGTGGTGCGTTTCTGGAAACCAAGGGTGAAGAGGAATATCAGCGCTTTGCCGAATGCATGGGTCAAGTGCGGTTGTTTATTAAAGAAATGTATGAATTTGACTCCCAAAAGTAA
- a CDS encoding GntR family transcriptional regulator, with the protein MESVIKTIPFHLQAYQILRESILSGKLQPGERLRELKLSQQLGVSRSPVREAMRMLEQDGLVVNLDSGTVVNPMDIDDIKEVYQCRIASEAYAGFLAVQKINDDEIAELIHLVNEAEIAYGKDDPERVVALNTAFHDKIVSISGNSRLIEIVEKIRSLSILSRNREVKLYSRSREYLDEHKEIIDALKDKDPYKVEKVIRKHIEKDWEYYSLQYEAKH; encoded by the coding sequence ATGGAGAGTGTAATCAAAACGATTCCGTTTCATTTACAAGCATATCAAATCTTAAGGGAATCCATTTTATCTGGGAAATTACAACCGGGCGAACGTTTGCGTGAACTTAAGCTTTCACAACAATTAGGGGTGAGTCGCAGTCCGGTTCGGGAAGCAATGCGCATGTTAGAGCAGGACGGGCTTGTTGTTAACCTCGATAGTGGCACAGTAGTCAACCCGATGGATATAGACGACATTAAAGAAGTTTACCAATGCCGGATTGCATCCGAAGCCTATGCGGGTTTTTTAGCGGTACAGAAGATAAATGATGATGAAATCGCTGAATTGATACACCTTGTGAATGAAGCAGAAATCGCCTATGGGAAAGATGATCCTGAGCGAGTTGTTGCCTTAAATACGGCCTTTCATGATAAAATCGTTAGCATTAGCGGAAATAGCCGATTGATCGAAATTGTTGAAAAGATTCGTTCGCTAAGTATCTTATCGAGAAACAGGGAAGTGAAGCTTTATTCACGATCAAGGGAGTATCTTGATGAACATAAAGAGATCATTGATGCCCTTAAGGACAAAGACCCTTACAAGGTAGAAAAGGTCATTCGAAAACATATTGAAAAGGACTGGGAGTATTATTCACTCCAATATGAGGCCAAACATTAG
- a CDS encoding IS1380-like element ISEcp1 family transposase: protein MINKIDFKAKNLTSNAGLFLLLENAKSNGIFDFIENDLVFDNDSTNKIKMNHIKTMLCGHFIGIDKLERLKLLQNDPLVNEFDISVKEPETVSRFLGNFNFKTTQMFRDINFKVFKKLLTKSKLTSITIDIDSSVINVEGHQEGASKGYNPKKLGNRCYNIQFAFCDELKAYVTGFVRSGNTYTANGAAEMIKEIVANIKSDDLEILFRMDSGYFDEKIIETIESLGCKYLIKAKSYSTLTSQATNSSIVFVKGEEGRETTELYTKLVKWEKDRRFVVSRVLKPEKERAQLSLLEGSEYDYFFFVTNTTLLSEKVVIYYEKRGNAENYIKEAKYDMAVGHLLLKSFWANEAVFQMMMLSYNLFLLFKFDSLDSSEYRQQIKTFRLKYVFLAAKIIKTARYVIMKLSENYPYKGVYEKCLV from the coding sequence ATGATTAATAAAATTGATTTCAAAGCTAAGAATCTAACATCAAATGCAGGTCTTTTTCTGCTCCTTGAGAATGCAAAAAGCAATGGGATTTTTGATTTTATTGAAAATGACCTCGTATTTGATAATGACTCAACAAATAAAATCAAGATGAATCATATAAAGACCATGCTCTGCGGTCACTTCATTGGCATTGATAAGTTAGAACGTCTAAAGCTACTTCAAAATGATCCCCTCGTCAACGAGTTTGATATTTCCGTAAAAGAACCTGAAACAGTGTCACGGTTTCTAGGAAACTTCAACTTCAAGACAACCCAAATGTTTAGAGACATTAATTTTAAAGTCTTTAAAAAACTGCTCACTAAAAGTAAATTGACATCCATTACGATTGATATTGATAGTAGTGTAATTAACGTAGAAGGTCATCAAGAAGGTGCGTCAAAAGGATATAATCCTAAGAAACTGGGAAACCGATGCTACAATATCCAATTTGCATTTTGCGACGAATTAAAAGCATATGTTACCGGATTTGTAAGAAGTGGCAATACTTACACTGCAAACGGTGCTGCGGAAATGATCAAAGAAATTGTTGCTAACATCAAATCAGACGATTTAGAAATTTTATTTCGAATGGATAGTGGCTACTTTGATGAAAAAATTATCGAAACGATAGAATCTCTTGGATGCAAATATTTAATTAAAGCCAAAAGTTATTCTACACTCACCTCACAAGCAACGAATTCATCAATTGTATTCGTTAAAGGAGAAGAAGGTAGAGAAACTACAGAACTGTATACAAAATTAGTTAAATGGGAAAAAGACAGAAGATTTGTCGTATCTCGCGTACTGAAACCAGAAAAAGAAAGAGCACAATTATCACTTTTAGAAGGTTCCGAATACGACTACTTTTTCTTTGTAACAAATACTACCTTGCTTTCTGAAAAAGTAGTTATATACTATGAAAAGCGTGGTAATGCTGAAAACTATATCAAAGAAGCCAAATACGACATGGCGGTGGGTCATCTCTTGCTAAAGTCATTTTGGGCGAATGAAGCCGTGTTTCAAATGATGATGCTTTCATATAACCTATTTTTGTTGTTCAAGTTTGATTCCTTGGACTCTTCAGAATACAGACAGCAAATAAAGACCTTTCGTTTGAAGTATGTATTTCTTGCAGCAAAAATAATCAAAACCGCAAGATATGTAATCATGAAGTTGTCGGAAAACTATCCGTACAAGGGAGTGTATGAAAAATGTCTGGTATAA